GCTGTGACCAAGGACTGACTCAAGCCCAGGTGGGCTCCACCAACCCCATCCAGAGACCCATCCAAGGTCTGTACTGACCCAACACACGCCACCCAGTTCTATCCCGGGCACAGCTAGAAGTGACCCCAAAAAGAGCGATGCTGGACATCACCCCAAACCCAAAAGACCTCAGGAGGGAGGTGGTTCTGCCACCCGCAAGCCCAGGCCCATGTGGCCGCAGTACCGGCCGACCCAGGACTCACCAGTCCTTCACCACGATAGCCGGCTGGGTGGTGTCCAGTAGCTCCTCCCAGTAGCCCTCGGCCTGCAAGTCGATGACCTGCGCTTTGCGACACCACCTGGATGGGGACTGGCGTTAGGAGCAGGCTGGAGGGCACAGGTGGGGGGACCCCCAATCCCAAGGCTCACTTCTCGGCTTACTCAAAGGAGGAGGCGAAGAACTTCCTGACACTGTCATCCTGGCTGAACTCGGCGCCACAGTCCCCGGGCAGCTCCTCTACCCTCCAGCCGTCCCCACCGTGCTCCACGTCACACCAGCCCTCCAGGTCCTCTGCAGAGACAGACTGCTcaggtctctctgtctctgtctctctcttctcttctcttcccatcTCCCCCCTCCACCTcttacttacacacacacacacacacacacacacacacacacacacacacacacacacacacatagtttcCAGGACAAAAGCAGAGAAGGCTGGTAGCCATCTTCctggacacacatacacacacacactcgccttgcatgctgccacctGGTTTGACCCTCTGACACCAGGTCCTCCAGggctgaaccctgagcacagcgcaGGAGtctgccttgagcactgccagtgtgcttctcccccaaataaaaagatacaactagggggctggagagatagcacagtggtagagcatttgccttgcacacagcaacccaGGACTAATGCTGGCTCAaataccagcatctcatatggtcccaaaaccccaaaaccaaaaaaataaagatacaattaGCCTGAGCCACTGGGTTTGAAATCTGCCTGCCCATCTCTaggcagttttgtttgtttgtttgaatttgaaATTGCAAATTTTGAAATTGCAAATTTGAAATCTCCaggcaattttgtttgtttgaatctGAAATTGCAGATTCAACTGGTCCTGCAAGACAGGGGCTGGATCTGGGGGTGCAGAAACATCTGTACCCAGGACCAGAGGGGTTTGGAAAGCATGATGGGCAGGGGCACCCATGGCCAGTTGTACTCCTGAGGGTTCCTGGGGTtcatcacatacacacaccattTTCACCCCACACTTACCTTCCCCGCAAGGGTTGCGCAGTAGGTTGCGCCGCCGCTTGCTGAGAAAATAGAACTGCTGCCAGTGGTCGCGCTCCTCCTCAGTGCCCTCGGCCACCAGGCCCTCCTGCTGGCACTTGAGCAGCCAGAGGGGGGCACCGTCCACTAGCTCCTTCCAGCGCAGGCACACCAGGCGGCAGGCCTGCACTAGCTCGGACCCGGGCAGCTCGGCCAGCACGCGCAGCAGCAGCTGCTCTGGCAGCTCCTCCAGGTGGCCGCCCGCCTCGGCCTCCACCTCGGCCGCAGCCTGGTCTCCCTCCTCCGGCCGCTCCTCCCCAGCACTTGGCTCCTCTGTGCCCGCTGCCTCCTCCGGCTGCTCCTCCTGAGCGGCTTCCTCGGGCTGGCCCACGCTCTCTGTGAAAGGATGGAGGGTTTGGGGACTGGGGTGCCAAGTACACCCCTAGCAGGCCAGCCCCCTGGCTTCAGAGATAATGCGGGGTTTCTGCACACCCACTGATGCCACTGCAGTTGGGGAAGGAGTTTGTGCCCCAAGACTGCCTCAAGTACTAGAACCAGGCCCAAGATTGGTTTCCCAGAGGTAAGACAGCAGGGAAGActtttgcttgccttgcacacagccaatccgggttcaatccccagcatgagagcagagctgggagtaatccctgagcatcttcaggtatGACAAATAAacactggtttctttttttgttttgttttgttttgttttggggccacacccggcggtgctcaggggttactcctggctttctgctcagaaatagctcctggcaggcacgggggaccatatgggacaccgggattcgaaccaaccacctttggtcctgatcggctgcttgcaaggcaaacgctgctgtgctatctctctgggccctaaacaCTGGTTTCTAAGGTCTCAGTTTCCGTTGCAGTCAGGCCCTGCATGAGCCCA
This window of the Suncus etruscus isolate mSunEtr1 chromosome 6, mSunEtr1.pri.cur, whole genome shotgun sequence genome carries:
- the FBXO2 gene encoding F-box only protein 2, giving the protein MDGDGDPESVGQPEEAAQEEQPEEAAGTEEPSAGEERPEEGDQAAAEVEAEAGGHLEELPEQLLLRVLAELPGSELVQACRLVCLRWKELVDGAPLWLLKCQQEGLVAEGTEEERDHWQQFYFLSKRRRNLLRNPCGEEDLEGWCDVEHGGDGWRVEELPGDCGAEFSQDDSVRKFFASSFEWCRKAQVIDLQAEGYWEELLDTTQPAIVVKDWYSGRSDAGCLYELTVKLLSEHEDVLAEFNSGQVAVPQDSEDGWTEISHTFTDYGPGVRFVRFEHAGQDSVYWKGWFGARVTNSSLWVEP